DNA from Palaemon carinicauda isolate YSFRI2023 chromosome 23, ASM3689809v2, whole genome shotgun sequence:
AAAgaattgtggggggggggaggagtgttTAGTCCATAATTCTATGCCTTCAAATTTGCGTAATaggctcgttattattattattattattattattattattattattattattattattattatcattattattattattattacttgctaagctacaaccctagttggaaaagcaagttgttataagcccaagggctccaacaaggaaaatagcccaatgaggaaaggaaataaggaaataaataaaatacaggagaagtaattaacaattaaataaaacagcaaCAATGAAttaattcatatatgaattataagaacttagaaaagcaggaggaaaagaattaagatagaatagtgtgcctgagtgtaccctcaagcaagagaacctaagaagaattgtttgatatttgCCAAGTctatgagggcagaggagattgtggaaaggATAGGCCAAAAACAAAACCTCGCACACATAATTAGCCCAGGTCCAGAGGAAACCATAAAAAGGAGGAAAAGTGGTTGGGGTGGGTTGGTGGTAGGCGACAATAAGAGAAGGGGGCGTGGCTTGCCAGCACACCATGAGAGTTGACGCTCTATAAAGCAGTATTAACAGAATTATTATCAGAGAAGATAAGATAAAAAGGACCAGATGCATTAAAATCCTTGAGAGAAGGTTTTCGCTTTTCCCCTTCAATATGTATACTGTTAGGTTCAACTACTATTCTTACCAAATAAGAAAGGAGCATAACCAGCATAAGCGAAGGAtcagatgaattattattattattattattattattattattattattattattattattattattattattattagctaagctccaaccctaggtggaaaaacaagatgttataagccctaggtctccaacagagaaaaatagcctactgaggaagggaaacaaggaaataataaactaagagaaaagtaatgaacaattatattaaaatatcataagaatagtaacaacattaaattagatcttccatatataagttataaaaaagaggaagaaaaatagaatagaatagtttgctcgagtgtacccccaagcaagagaaatctactcccaagatagtgggagaccatggtatagaggctatggcactacccaagactatagaacaatggtttgattttggagtgtcctcctagaagatctgcttaccatagctgaaaagtctcttttatccttaacaagaggagatagtcactgaacaattacagtgtagtaggtaactcctttagcgaagaagaattgcttggtaatattagtgttgtcaggtgtatgatgataaaggagaatataaaaagaatagaccaaactaatCGGTATTTGTGTAAGCAatggaaaaatgagtcgtaaccagagagagggattcaatgtagtactgtttggccaatcaaaagacctaatactgtaactctctagcggtagtattttaacAGTTCAGAAAGAAAATTGTTCAACAGAAGTGCGAACATCAAATGTGTAGTAAGGAAAAGATAAAATTCGTAAGGATTGTGACATATTAAATACAGGTGTAGACACAGGCAAACGATTGTTCTTGCAGGCAGTAGGGAAAGCAGAATATGTTGTCAAGTGTTCGAGAGATCTTATGAAATGGCGAGTTCTAGAAGGATCTCATGAAAATGCAAcaatatttctatttccaacctaATGTAATAGCTTTAATTGGATTCTTACCTTACGGTTTGCACTTATGTTGTCATCATATTTGGCATATTTATGTAATATGATATCATGATAGGAATTTTTGAATGTCTCAGTCCTTCTCTAGTTCATTGTGCGAAAAACcagattttttataaaaaaatattctaacatgCAATAAAGTACAAATGCTATTACTCATTTACCCTTTTTGGGGGGTCATTTTTTAACGTAGAGCAAATTAATGTTAAAAATATCAGAAGAAATAGCTTTGGGTTACGAAAAAAGACGCTTTTCTCATATGAAATCCATATCCATTTTGTATTAGTGATTTTCTTTTACCATTTCTGAAAATCTACTGTGTTATATAGTATTCTAAGTTGTCTTAAATAAAGCAGATTTTTTAGGAGAATTGTGCAAAGAAGGTATCTCATCTCAAATCATTTTTAATCCTTTTCCCACAACAGTGTCCCACCAAATTTCAACCATCCCcaatatcttttctctctctctctctctctctctctctctctctctctctctctctctctctctctctctctctctctcttttgctagcAGGATTATACCAGAACCTATGAAAAGATTTATTCACAAAAATTTCAGAATAGttagacttaataataataataataataataataataataataataataataataataataataataataataataataatgataaagattttggGAGAGATTGTCATTTAACTTTTGGAATCAGAAACCTCTCAGTGaaatttacctttaaaaaaaaaaaagttccttggaATAAACAAACCTTTCTTTTAGAGGGTAGTTAGTTTATACATCCAATCGATGATTTTCTTTATATAGAATTgggttaaatgaataaaaaatatggcgAACTTGAGAATCACCTAAttttgattttagtcttctgcatcTTTTCCAGAATGTTCGACTAGAAGAAAGCGTCAGAAAGTTCGAGGTCGTGTTTGTAATGAACGCGAAGCAACTGTTCCTTCGGAACAGCCTTTGCACCACGCTCAACCTCTATAACATCGCTTCTGTCCGGTACGAGACGACCACGGAGATCCTGGAACACTGCGAGAATAACGCGTTGCATCTCCACAACGTAACCATCGACTTCATCCCACCAAACCTCCACTTCTTGAGCATGGATGACTCGCATCTACTTGGAAGCTTCTTGAAGAACTCCTCATTCAAGAGGATAAAGGCCGTTGGCTCGTCCATGCAAACCTTGAGTCTTGACACGCCCGTCAGCGGCGACGGAGACATACGGCTGTATCAGACCAGGATCTCTGCCATAGGAAAGCTAGAAATGGAAGGGTCAGCTCAGTTCTTTCTGACGGATTCGGTCATTGAAAGTATAGGCGACGCCAGCATAATACTCCACGAGAACTCAACGGCAGAATTCACGCGGACAGTCTTTCTCCAGAAGAGGGAGACAAATATTTTTCACTACGGCAGCGCGAAGATTCTCATGGCGAATGTCACGGGTCGTGTCAGGGTCATCTACAAGACGAAATCGACAGAAAATGAAGATTCAAAGGATGTCTGTTCAGGTCAAGGGGAAAATGCATCTAGTTCTTATGTTACTGCACTTGCAGTGTTTCTGATTTTCAGTATTATTTTGGACATCtacataattgtaaaaataaaaagtgGGACCTAAAGTTGTTTTTAAAGAACTGCAATTATCCAGAACCTGTAATATCCGTATTATATAATACTGAGGTTTTCATGAAAGCCAAATACTATTAAAAAGAATAGCAAAAATGCCATAATTAGATCCCTTATACTTCAGTTTCGCGATTGAAAAAGAGGTAATATGCTTGAAAATTCTTAAAGAATAAAAGCTACTCTCTCTTCATATCATATGACGTTCAGCATAAACTTGCTTTAAAAACAACAACCACACGTACAATAGACCACTTAATTACACGCAAAGTCTCAAGTAGAAAGTGGCAAGTTATCTTTCCATAGAAAATCTTCAAGCTGTCATTAGTATATTTGGTATTtacgtgtatagtgtatatatatatatatatatatatatatatatatatatatatatatatatatatatatacatatatatatatatatatatatatatatatatatatatatatatatatacatatatacacatatacttctaTTCGTATGTTTAATTATGAATTCAATTAAGGCTATCGCTTTATTATAAAACTATTGTCCTTTGTATAAAAATCTTTCAAAACAGGATGGGTTTATTTGCTTCTAACTGTATCATCATAAAGATGGCCAGGGTAAAAGCGTGTAATAATGGCAACAATGATAAGAGATAACATAAGTCGTCTATATTTACAAGAAAAATCATATTAAGGAAACAAATTCACAATGGTAACGGATGGGTCAGTTAAAAAAATAttgacaatgataaaaatgataacaacaacgacagtaacaacaataatattgttaattatgataataaaagatTTACTACTTATATCTCACTGACACTACATTTAAATGCTAATGGAGGCAACAGGTAATCTTTATGCTAATAATTCACCAAACATGTGCGACTATTAACGATTACACTCAGTCATTAGTAAGACAGGTGAGATTGCCCAACGCAGGTGTGGAAAGGTATATCTCTttctttacacaaacacacacacacacacacacacacacacatatatatatatatatatatatatatatatatatatatatatgtatatatatatatatttatatatactgtatatatatatatgtatacatatatatatatatatatatatatatatatatatatatatatagtatttatttatatatactgtgtatatatatatatatatatatatatatatatatatatatatatatatactgtgtatatatatatatatatatatatatatatatatatatatatttatatatactatatatacatcttatatatatatatatatatatatatatatatatatacacacacatatatatatatatatatatatatatatatatatatatatatatatatatatatatacattcccttTGTGTCTTTTATTTCAAGGCAGAGCAAATTTGATTAAGAGGCGTTTGTGGCTtagttaaataaatgaaaatcgCTTATTAGTGATCAAATTATCATAAAATGAACAAGTGTTACAAACCTACCTAAAGGCTAGAATGGCAAAGATGAGTTGGTTTCGATTCCAAGTGCAAAACCTGAATCTGATAAGAACAAATTTAAAGCCTAATGGTTATGGTGGCGACTATCACCTCGATTTCAACTCGGTATAGGTTCGAATGCTTGCCCAGCTAGAAATTCTTATCATAATATCAATTTTTCCTTGGTTGTTTGTTTCCGAGGCAAAGCGAATTCAATATCAAAAGGTAATTGTGTTTGTTTCTGAGGCAAAGCGAATTCAATATCAAAAGGTAATTGTATGTTTATCTAAATGAATGAAAATAGCGTGTTAGTgataagatgattatatatatatatatatatatatatatatatatatatatatatatatatatatatatatatatatatatatacatatatatatatatacatacacacatatatatatatatatatatatatatatatatatacacacacatatatatatatatatatatatatacagtatatatatgtatatatatatatatatatatatatatatatatatatatatatgtatatatacatatataattatatatgtaatttttagtggggataccttaacgtggtgaaagggattgcggtaatagtcagggccacccaaacagAGTTGacttactgtgagcgatcagacgtggTGGTAAAAAGCGGCCAACTCgaagacatgaattaacatgtctgaggtctttgtcctacagtgaataagaaatgactgcatttgttttatatatatatatatatatatatatatatatatatatatatatatatatatatatatatatatatatatataaatgcacgtgtgtatacttatatatctgACTATCTAATTATCCATTTGATAAAATGGAATATGTATTCCTATTTTCCTTTCGTCTGTGTTATAAAGATAGTCTATCAGTGATGTCCATGACGGTCAGATTTCCCGTCATACagacagtcaaaaaaaaaaaaaaaaaaaaaaaaaaaaaaaaaaaaaaaaaaaaaaaaaaaggtccccaCCATTGGTTCTTATAGTTTTTGGAGGGGTACGTAACGTCCCCGGAGCATGAATATCCGTGTCAACCCTCTTTTATATAATCATCCCTTATTGTAAGTGTACGTTAGTTTCAGGAAAGTTTGCCTTTAAAAGAAAGATTAAACCTTTTAATACGATGACTGGAAAATGAATAAGGTAAAGAGAGCTTGATGAGAGAGCAAATGATAGATTTAGACCCAAGAAGTTTATCGATATTTAAGGAGTACAGAGTCAATTAGGGAGTTCCGGAGCAATATGGGAGCACCGCCCGGCCTCGTGGATTTCTAATCCCTATACAGCATTTGTAAGGATGTACAGTATATCCTCCTGAGCGTCTGATTACCGAATTGCAATGGTATTTATAACAGGCAAGATTTGTATGCCTACTTGTAGATATTAGAGCGAATGTACTTTTAAGCGAATGTGAATACTTTTCTTTGACTGAACTGACACTAATCTATTCGAATAAAGGACTTTCATAAATAGAAATAATCCCAGAAACACACCCACATCCACACAACCCTGAactgcgcatgtatatatatatatatatatatatatatatatatatatatatatatataaagtatatatatatatatatatatatatatatatacatatacatatatacatatatatatatatatatatatatatatatgtatatgtatgtatgtatatatatatatatatatatatatatatatatatattatatatatactgcacacccacgcacacacatgtatatatagtatatatcccacacacatacacacacacatatacatatatgtatatatatatatatatatccatatatatgtatacatacagtatatatagatttatatatatatatatatatatatatatatatatatatatatatatatatatatatatactgcacacccacgcacacacatgtatatatggtatacatcccacacccacatacacacacatatatgtatatatatgcatatatatacatacagtatatatatatatatatatatatatatatatatatatatatatatatatacatgtgtgtgtgtccatgtgtgtaTATGAACATAAGCAATTGTATCTAGTTTTAGAGCCAATTagtaacctcctctctctctctctctctctctctctctctctctctctctctctctctctctctctctcctaacaaccGGTCAGTATCATCCACGCGTCCAACCCGGAAACATTCTCCTCCCGTGATATATACAATAGACATACATGTCACAGCTTCACAATACTTACACAATTCAAatcattacatttatttttataaataggtGAACATATATGACAGTTTtccaattacttttgaaatttgcgTATGATATAGACAATTGTTCTTTGAATATCATCAAATATAATAAGAGTTGTGAATAATAGCTCAGTGAAatgtaaaaaagggaaaatattttaatCCGGGTCATATTACTTGAAAGAGTGAAAACAAGACTTTGTTGTGAACGAAACTTGAACGAGATAGTGACCGAAAAATTATCTCCATAGACTAATTGCTGAGCCCAAATTGTACAAGCCACTGGAAAAGGCAAAAGTTGTTTGATGAGTTGTCTGCAAGGAAAATAAAAGCGAAATGGATTGATTTTGAgaatacagatacatacatacagtacatataccaaggcacttcccccaattttgggggctagccgacatcaaacaaatgaaacaatacagatatatatatatatatatatatatatatatatatatacacacacacacacacatatatatatatatatatatatatatatatatatatatatatatatatatatatatatgtatgtatgtatgtgtgtatacatatatacatatatgtgtgtatgtatgtatgtataaatgaatatatatatatatatatatatatatatatatatatatatatatatatttatacatatatacatacctttttCCAATTCAAGGAGCTGGTGCCAAAGGTGTTTTTAGCCTTCAGGCCTACCTCATGGaagcttttggttttatttaatcTACCGATTGTATTTAATAGTTGTCACCCAACTAACCAGTGATTAAGTCCCGTGTTATTTAACTCCTCCCCTAAGATTTCAAAATTGCTGTTTTTAATATGGTTTCAAATTAGGCTAATATGAGTCAGCACAACTGAACTCGCAGTTCAGAGGTTGTTGACGTGGCATTGATACTGCTCTTTTCTCGCCATATAATTCTAATGACCTTTTGCCAAAGTTATCTTGTGCGAAATAGCACTAAATTGATGTCGAATAATATAACCCTCCATGATAAATAGATCAATGTTAGTATTCAGACCCGGCTTCTCGTGTAATCTTCTGTATTATAAAGTGCAAGTTtctgggtatatacagtatatatatatatatatatatatatatatatatatatatatatatatatatatacacagtatatatatatatatatatatataaagtatatatatgtgtgtataaccatatatatatacatgtatatatatatatgtatatatatatatatttatatatgtatatacatgtttatatataatcatacatattcatatatgtatata
Protein-coding regions in this window:
- the LOC137616968 gene encoding uncharacterized protein; its protein translation is MQPNICPRFTLKQTSFHFVGISVKNKMNWIFLLSSVMLTVNGVSVSEENKQECQVYGNTLMCDFQNSTQNVRLEESVRKFEVVFVMNAKQLFLRNSLCTTLNLYNIASVRYETTTEILEHCENNALHLHNVTIDFIPPNLHFLSMDDSHLLGSFLKNSSFKRIKAVGSSMQTLSLDTPVSGDGDIRLYQTRISAIGKLEMEGSAQFFLTDSVIESIGDASIILHENSTAEFTRTVFLQKRETNIFHYGSAKILMANVTGRVRVIYKTKSTENEDSKDVCSGQGENASSSYVTALAVFLIFSIILDIYIIVKIKSGT